The Rhizobium sp. WSM4643 genome has a window encoding:
- a CDS encoding TetR/AcrR family transcriptional regulator has translation MDQALNDTGWRGSQEGWLEAAYHSLLDSGVDSVKILPLAKKLNLSRTSFYWFFKDREELLAELVARWRDKNTGNIVKQSEAYAESLAEAMLNVFDCWLNNDLFDARFEFAVRSWALQSDEILAEVRKADQLRLDALKRMFIRFGLPEATSDVRARTTYLVQIGYISMQAKEELAVRMKRIPEYIAIYTGEVPQQRELDRFFSRHGYRPG, from the coding sequence ATGGATCAGGCTTTGAATGATACAGGCTGGCGCGGATCACAGGAGGGATGGCTGGAAGCAGCATACCACTCGCTGCTGGATTCCGGCGTGGATTCGGTGAAAATTCTGCCGCTGGCGAAGAAGCTCAACCTCTCGCGCACGAGCTTCTACTGGTTCTTCAAGGACCGGGAGGAACTGCTGGCCGAGCTCGTGGCGCGCTGGCGCGACAAAAACACCGGCAACATCGTCAAGCAGTCCGAAGCCTATGCGGAATCGCTCGCCGAGGCGATGCTCAACGTCTTCGATTGCTGGCTCAACAATGATCTGTTCGACGCCAGGTTCGAATTCGCCGTGCGCAGCTGGGCGCTGCAGTCCGACGAGATTCTTGCCGAGGTCCGGAAAGCCGATCAGCTCCGACTTGATGCGCTCAAGCGGATGTTTATCCGGTTCGGGCTGCCAGAAGCGACATCAGATGTCCGAGCGCGAACAACGTACCTCGTGCAGATCGGATACATCTCTATGCAAGCCAAGGAGGAACTCGCCGTCCGCATGAAACGGATTCCCGAATATATCGCCATCTACACCGGCGAAGTGCCGCAGCAGAGGGAGCTCGATCGCTTCTTCTCCCGGCATGGTTATAGGCCGGGTTAG
- a CDS encoding NADH:flavin oxidoreductase yields the protein MSNDPLLQPYQLKHLTLRNRIIVTSHEPAYPEDGMPKERYRAYTVERAKGGVALTMTAGSAAVSRDSPPVFNNLLAYKDEIVPWVREMTDAVHEEGAAIMIQLTHLGRRTRWDKGDWLPVVAPSHHREASHRSFPKKMEDWDIERIIKDFADAAERMKAGGMDGVELEAYGHLIDQFTSPLTNELDGPYGGSLDNRLRFCFDVFKAIRQRVGNDFILGVRYTADECLPGGTGKGDGIEISRRLKASGLIDYLNVIRGHIDTDAGLTDVIPIQGMANSPHLDFAGEIRAATNFPTFHAAKIPDVATARHAIASGKVDMVGMTRAHMTDPHIVRKIIEKREDDIRPCVGANYCLDRIYQGGAAFCIHNAATGRELTMPHIVARADFKKKVVIVGAGPAGLEAARVAGERGHQVVVFEAANNPGGQIRLTAQSERRREMISIIDWRMSQCEKYDVTFHFNTWAEADTIGAENPDVVIIATGGLPHTEVLASGNELVVSSWDIISGDVKPGTNVLIFDDAGDHAGLQAAEFLAQAGAKVEIMTPDRSFAPEVMAMNLVPYMRSLQKHDVTFTVTYRLEAVEKSGNQLVAHIGSDYGGIAKQHSFDQIVVNHGTIPLDELYFELKPSSSNLGEMSHDQLLSGEPQSVIRNPDGKFQLFRIGDAVAARNTHAAVYDGLRIAKDI from the coding sequence ATGTCGAACGATCCCCTTCTTCAGCCCTATCAGCTCAAGCATCTGACGCTGCGCAACCGTATCATCGTGACCTCCCACGAGCCGGCTTATCCGGAGGACGGCATGCCAAAGGAGAGGTATCGCGCCTATACGGTGGAGCGGGCAAAGGGCGGCGTGGCCTTGACGATGACGGCTGGCTCGGCCGCGGTTTCCAGGGACAGCCCGCCGGTCTTCAACAACCTGCTCGCCTATAAGGACGAGATCGTGCCCTGGGTCAGGGAAATGACCGACGCCGTGCATGAAGAGGGTGCGGCGATCATGATCCAGCTCACCCATCTCGGCCGGCGCACGCGCTGGGACAAGGGCGACTGGCTGCCGGTGGTGGCGCCGTCGCATCATCGCGAGGCTTCCCACCGCTCCTTCCCGAAGAAGATGGAAGATTGGGACATCGAGCGCATCATCAAGGATTTCGCCGATGCTGCGGAGCGCATGAAGGCAGGCGGCATGGACGGTGTCGAACTGGAAGCCTACGGCCACCTGATCGATCAGTTCACGTCTCCGCTCACCAATGAGCTTGACGGTCCCTATGGCGGCTCGCTCGATAACCGTTTGCGGTTCTGCTTCGACGTCTTCAAGGCGATCCGGCAAAGGGTGGGGAACGACTTCATTCTGGGCGTGCGCTATACCGCCGACGAATGTCTTCCCGGCGGTACCGGCAAGGGCGACGGCATCGAAATCTCCAGGCGTCTGAAGGCAAGCGGCCTCATCGATTACCTGAACGTCATTCGCGGCCACATCGATACCGATGCGGGTCTGACCGACGTGATCCCGATCCAGGGCATGGCGAATTCACCGCATCTCGATTTCGCCGGCGAAATTCGCGCCGCAACCAATTTCCCGACCTTCCATGCGGCGAAAATCCCTGACGTCGCCACCGCGCGCCACGCGATCGCCTCCGGCAAGGTCGACATGGTCGGCATGACGCGCGCCCACATGACCGACCCGCACATCGTCCGCAAGATCATCGAAAAGCGCGAAGACGATATTCGTCCCTGCGTCGGCGCCAATTACTGTCTCGATCGCATCTACCAGGGCGGCGCCGCCTTCTGTATCCACAATGCCGCCACCGGCCGCGAACTGACCATGCCGCACATCGTGGCGAGGGCCGACTTCAAGAAAAAGGTCGTCATCGTCGGCGCCGGCCCGGCCGGTCTGGAAGCGGCGCGCGTCGCCGGAGAACGCGGCCACCAAGTCGTCGTTTTCGAAGCGGCGAACAATCCCGGCGGTCAGATCCGCCTCACCGCCCAAAGCGAGCGCCGCAGGGAGATGATCAGCATCATCGACTGGCGCATGAGCCAGTGCGAGAAATACGACGTCACCTTCCACTTCAACACCTGGGCCGAAGCGGACACGATCGGAGCCGAGAACCCCGATGTCGTCATCATCGCGACCGGCGGCCTGCCGCATACCGAGGTTCTCGCCAGCGGCAACGAGTTGGTGGTCTCGTCATGGGACATCATCTCCGGCGACGTGAAGCCTGGAACCAACGTGCTGATCTTCGACGATGCCGGCGACCATGCCGGCCTCCAGGCAGCGGAGTTCCTCGCCCAGGCAGGCGCCAAGGTCGAGATCATGACGCCGGACCGGTCCTTCGCGCCCGAGGTCATGGCCATGAATCTGGTGCCCTATATGCGGTCCCTGCAGAAGCACGACGTGACCTTCACCGTCACCTATCGTCTCGAGGCCGTCGAGAAGAGCGGCAACCAGCTCGTCGCCCATATCGGCAGCGATTACGGCGGGATTGCCAAGCAGCACAGCTTCGACCAGATCGTCGTCAATCATGGGACCATTCCGCTCGATGAGCTCTATTTCGAACTGAAACCCAGCTCGAGCAATCTCGGCGAGATGTCGCACGACCAGCTTCTTTCCGGAGAACCTCAGTCCGTCATTCGCAATCCTGATGGCAAGTTCCAGCTGTTCCGGATCGGCGATGCGGTCGCCGCACGCAACACGCATGCGGCCGTCTATGACGGGCTGCGCATCGCGAAAGATATCTAA
- a CDS encoding ABC transporter substrate-binding protein, which yields MKKLLASTCLTFGLIGGASFASAAECGTVTIASMNWQSAEVLSNLDKFILNEGYGCQAEITVGDTVPTITSMAEKGQPDIAPEAWIDLLPDVVKKGTEEGRIVQVGSPLPDGGVQGWWIPKYLADAHPDIKTIGDVLKHPELFPAPEDPKKGAIYNGPQGWGGTVVTTQLYKAFEADKAGFTLVDTGSAAGLDGSISKAYERKEGWAGYYWAPTALLGKYQMVKLEAGVPNDPAEWKRCNTVADCPDPKPNAWPVDKIVTLVAKPFSEKAGPEVMDYLAKRSWSNETVNKLMAWMTDNQATGEDGAKHFLKENKDLWTKWVSPEAATKVEAAL from the coding sequence ATGAAAAAACTACTCGCATCGACATGTCTGACGTTCGGCCTGATCGGCGGGGCGTCTTTCGCCAGCGCCGCCGAATGCGGCACTGTCACCATCGCCAGCATGAACTGGCAGAGTGCGGAGGTTCTCTCCAACCTCGACAAGTTCATCCTGAACGAAGGTTACGGCTGCCAAGCGGAAATCACCGTCGGCGATACCGTTCCGACGATCACCTCGATGGCTGAAAAGGGCCAGCCGGATATCGCGCCGGAAGCCTGGATCGACCTGCTGCCCGATGTCGTCAAGAAGGGAACGGAAGAAGGCCGGATCGTCCAAGTCGGCTCTCCGCTGCCCGATGGCGGCGTGCAGGGCTGGTGGATTCCCAAATATCTGGCCGACGCCCATCCCGACATCAAGACCATCGGCGACGTGCTGAAGCATCCAGAACTCTTCCCCGCTCCCGAGGATCCGAAGAAGGGCGCGATCTACAACGGACCGCAGGGCTGGGGCGGCACCGTGGTGACCACACAGCTCTACAAGGCCTTCGAAGCCGACAAGGCCGGCTTCACCCTCGTCGATACCGGCTCGGCTGCCGGCCTCGATGGTTCGATCTCCAAGGCCTACGAACGCAAGGAAGGCTGGGCCGGCTATTACTGGGCGCCGACCGCGCTGCTCGGCAAATATCAGATGGTCAAGCTGGAAGCCGGCGTGCCGAACGACCCCGCCGAATGGAAGCGCTGCAATACCGTTGCCGATTGCCCCGATCCGAAGCCGAACGCATGGCCGGTCGACAAGATCGTCACCCTCGTTGCAAAGCCTTTCTCGGAAAAGGCCGGGCCCGAGGTGATGGACTATCTGGCGAAGCGCTCCTGGAGCAATGAAACGGTCAACAAGCTGATGGCCTGGATGACCGACAACCAGGCGACCGGCGAGGACGGCGCCAAGCACTTCCTCAAAGAAAACAAAGACCTCTGGACCAAGTGGGTTTCGCCTGAGGCAGCCACGAAGGTCGAAGCTGCGCTCTAG
- a CDS encoding ABC transporter permease — MEWFYKFPHMDDDALRNLKKAIDDGFRAFTRSYGDAIENLFSPLQHFLIAADRFMTQTPWPIITAIILVIAWFASRSLKIVFGCLVTLLLIGYFDMWDDTMRTVSMIFVCTVLSIAIGIPMGILMARSDRLQRVINPILDVMQTMPSFVYLIPVVMLLGIGKVPGLIAVVIYAIPPMIRLTDLGIRLVDKDVLEAADAFGTSSAQKLFKVQLPLALPTIMAGINQTIMMALAMVVVASMIGVQGLGQPVLKAIANQYFTLGIFNGLAIVGIAIIFDRVSQAYGKRLQKHREIVHG; from the coding sequence ATGGAATGGTTTTATAAATTCCCGCATATGGATGACGACGCACTTCGCAATCTGAAGAAGGCGATCGATGACGGCTTTCGCGCATTTACCCGCAGCTATGGCGACGCGATCGAAAACCTCTTCTCCCCGCTGCAGCATTTCCTGATCGCCGCCGACCGCTTCATGACGCAGACGCCGTGGCCGATCATTACGGCAATCATCCTTGTCATCGCATGGTTTGCGAGCCGCAGCCTGAAGATCGTCTTCGGCTGTCTCGTGACACTGCTGCTGATCGGCTATTTCGACATGTGGGACGATACGATGCGGACGGTGTCGATGATCTTCGTCTGTACCGTGCTCTCCATCGCCATCGGCATCCCGATGGGGATCTTGATGGCGCGTTCCGACCGGCTGCAGCGCGTTATCAATCCGATCCTCGACGTCATGCAGACCATGCCGAGCTTCGTCTACCTCATTCCTGTGGTCATGCTGCTCGGCATCGGCAAAGTGCCGGGACTGATCGCCGTCGTCATCTACGCCATTCCGCCGATGATAAGGCTGACCGACCTCGGCATCCGCCTGGTCGACAAGGACGTGCTCGAGGCCGCCGATGCTTTCGGAACGTCGAGCGCGCAGAAGTTGTTCAAGGTTCAGTTGCCGCTGGCGCTTCCCACCATCATGGCCGGCATCAACCAGACCATCATGATGGCGCTGGCCATGGTGGTCGTCGCTTCGATGATCGGCGTCCAGGGCCTTGGCCAGCCGGTTCTGAAGGCCATTGCCAACCAGTACTTCACCTTGGGTATTTTCAACGGCCTTGCCATTGTCGGCATTGCCATCATCTTCGACCGGGTCAGCCAGGCGTATGGCAAGCGGCTCCAGAAGCATCGGGAGATCGTCCATGGCTGA
- a CDS encoding dimethylsulfoniopropionate lyase → MRLRNESLQIFLDAAFAAFDQFAKAPEARRSVRQIFAALERPGIARTGPGSRLPVCAQLDVALSFDTSYPSLTRLIEGFKGVEPMLEWHRRTKYDHTASDNFVDGHANAMIIGPGGLEERSDLWIGVTLMAPHVRYPDHDHAPEEVYLVLSEGEFQQGERDWFSPGIGGSFYNIPGIKHAMRSVDTPFFAFWVLLAERPAV, encoded by the coding sequence ATGAGGTTACGCAATGAAAGCCTCCAGATCTTCCTGGATGCGGCTTTCGCGGCTTTCGACCAGTTCGCCAAGGCCCCGGAAGCCCGCCGTTCGGTTCGTCAGATTTTTGCGGCGCTGGAGCGCCCAGGGATCGCGCGTACGGGGCCGGGAAGCCGATTGCCCGTGTGTGCTCAGCTTGATGTGGCGCTTTCCTTCGATACGTCCTATCCTTCGCTGACGCGTTTGATCGAGGGGTTCAAAGGCGTCGAGCCAATGCTTGAATGGCATCGGCGCACCAAGTATGACCACACGGCCAGCGACAATTTTGTCGATGGGCATGCCAATGCCATGATTATCGGCCCGGGAGGATTGGAAGAGCGGAGCGACCTGTGGATCGGCGTGACGTTGATGGCGCCTCACGTGCGCTATCCGGATCACGATCATGCGCCCGAGGAAGTCTATCTCGTGCTTTCCGAGGGAGAGTTCCAGCAGGGGGAGCGTGACTGGTTTTCGCCAGGAATCGGCGGATCCTTCTACAATATCCCTGGCATCAAACACGCCATGAGGTCGGTCGACACGCCGTTCTTTGCCTTCTGGGTATTACTTGCCGAACGGCCAGCAGTTTAG
- a CDS encoding quaternary amine ABC transporter ATP-binding protein, with translation MADQRFGGIKIRHLYKIFGPNPAAHVDAVQKGLSKTELNEKHGHVLGLKDINLEIPSGRIQVIMGLSGSGKSTLIRHINRLIDPTAGEVLVDGVDVVKMNETELRTFRRHQTAMVFQKFALLPHRNVLDNTIFGLEVQGMERSKATDVAMGWLERVGLKGFESKYPNQLSGGMQQRVGLARALSNDAPVLLMDEAYSALDPLIRTDMQTVLLDIQKEIKKTIVFITHDLDEALRLGDQIAILRDGEVIQQGTSQDIVLRPADAYIANFVKEVNRGRVIQVDAVMTSLHSGAVPGGLTIASGTTVEEAVRMLASAQDNDARVISPSGEALGLVTFRQLAGAMVNSQEAAPQRDSALSIAL, from the coding sequence ATGGCTGATCAACGTTTCGGCGGCATCAAGATCCGCCACCTCTACAAGATCTTCGGTCCCAACCCTGCCGCTCATGTCGATGCCGTCCAGAAAGGATTGTCGAAGACCGAGCTCAACGAAAAGCACGGCCACGTGCTCGGCCTGAAAGATATCAATCTCGAGATACCCTCGGGCCGTATCCAGGTCATCATGGGTCTTTCGGGTTCGGGCAAGTCGACGCTCATCCGCCACATCAATCGCCTGATCGATCCAACCGCCGGCGAAGTGCTTGTCGACGGCGTCGATGTCGTAAAAATGAACGAGACCGAATTGCGGACGTTTCGCCGGCACCAGACGGCCATGGTGTTTCAGAAGTTTGCGCTTCTGCCGCACCGAAATGTTCTCGACAATACCATCTTCGGCCTCGAAGTGCAGGGCATGGAGCGCTCGAAAGCCACCGACGTCGCCATGGGCTGGCTGGAGCGGGTCGGCCTGAAGGGCTTCGAGAGCAAATATCCCAACCAGCTATCGGGCGGCATGCAGCAGCGCGTCGGGCTGGCACGAGCCCTCTCGAACGATGCGCCGGTTCTGCTGATGGACGAAGCCTATTCGGCACTCGACCCTTTGATCCGTACGGATATGCAGACGGTCCTTCTCGACATTCAGAAGGAGATCAAGAAGACCATCGTCTTCATCACCCACGATCTCGACGAAGCCCTTCGGCTGGGCGATCAGATTGCGATCCTGCGCGATGGCGAAGTCATCCAGCAGGGCACCAGCCAGGACATCGTTCTGCGTCCGGCCGACGCCTACATCGCCAACTTCGTCAAGGAGGTCAATCGCGGCCGGGTCATCCAGGTCGATGCCGTCATGACATCCTTGCATTCCGGTGCGGTGCCAGGCGGATTGACGATTGCATCAGGAACGACCGTCGAAGAGGCCGTCCGGATGCTGGCATCGGCGCAGGACAACGATGCGAGGGTGATTTCGCCATCCGGGGAAGCATTGGGCCTTGTCACCTTCCGCCAGCTCGCGGGTGCGATGGTGAACTCGCAGGAGGCAGCTCCCCAACGCGATAGCGCCCTCTCGATCGCGCTCTGA
- a CDS encoding electron transfer flavoprotein subunit beta/FixA family protein encodes MKILVPVKRVVDYNVKIRVKPDGTGVELANVKMSMNPFDEISVEEALRLREAGKCEEVVVVSIGPAKAEETLRTALAMGADRAILVETDDQIEPLTVAKILKAVADAEQPGLIISGKQAIDDDSNQTGQMLAALMGIAQATFASKIEIQASGSGGKATVTREVDGGLQTIEIKLPAVVTSDLRLNEPRYASLPNIMKAKKKPLDKKTPGDFGVSTTPHLKVLKTEEPSGRKAGVKVKSVAELIDKLKNEAGVL; translated from the coding sequence ATGAAAATTCTCGTCCCAGTCAAACGGGTTGTCGACTACAACGTGAAGATCCGGGTGAAGCCGGATGGCACGGGTGTCGAGCTCGCCAATGTGAAGATGTCGATGAACCCGTTCGACGAGATCTCGGTGGAAGAGGCGCTGCGGCTGAGGGAAGCCGGCAAGTGCGAGGAAGTGGTGGTGGTGTCGATCGGTCCGGCCAAAGCCGAGGAGACGCTGCGGACCGCCCTTGCGATGGGTGCCGATCGGGCGATCCTGGTCGAGACCGACGATCAGATCGAGCCGCTCACCGTTGCCAAGATCCTCAAGGCTGTCGCCGATGCCGAACAGCCGGGGCTGATCATATCAGGCAAGCAGGCGATCGACGACGACAGCAACCAGACCGGCCAGATGCTGGCAGCACTGATGGGAATTGCCCAAGCAACCTTCGCCTCGAAGATCGAGATCCAAGCCTCTGGTTCTGGGGGCAAAGCAACCGTCACCCGCGAAGTCGATGGCGGCCTGCAGACGATCGAGATCAAGCTGCCGGCGGTCGTCACATCAGATCTGCGCTTGAACGAACCGCGCTATGCCTCGCTGCCGAATATCATGAAGGCGAAGAAGAAGCCGCTCGACAAGAAGACGCCCGGCGACTTCGGTGTCTCCACCACACCGCATCTCAAAGTGTTGAAGACCGAGGAACCGTCAGGCCGCAAGGCCGGCGTCAAGGTCAAGTCGGTCGCCGAACTGATCGACAAGCTCAAAAACGAAGCCGGCGTGCTGTAA
- a CDS encoding pyrroline-5-carboxylate reductase family protein has protein sequence MSVSLRIGIIGGGGWLGGAIAGSILGAALVEPRNLSLSYRSEQPRRFPNSFLTTDNQALADRSDVILLSVRPDDWHALDVDAGGKLVISVMAGIRLDALSERHNTGRVVRALPNAAAEVAKSYTPWIGASNVTEDDRALVRAIFQACGSEDEVAGESDIDYLTGLSGSGPAFPALLAAAMMRDAVANGLPAEIARRAVNTVITGAGRLLERRDECPDDVVQTFVGYRGTTAAAIEGMRAAGFDASVAKGLSAAFKKSVSMGEAS, from the coding sequence ATGAGCGTTTCCTTGAGGATCGGAATCATTGGCGGCGGCGGCTGGCTTGGCGGAGCAATCGCCGGCTCGATCCTTGGTGCCGCCCTGGTCGAACCTCGAAACCTCTCCCTCTCTTATCGCAGCGAGCAGCCGCGCCGCTTTCCGAATTCTTTCCTGACCACCGACAATCAGGCTCTTGCCGACCGTTCGGACGTGATCCTTCTCTCCGTCCGTCCTGATGACTGGCATGCTCTTGATGTCGATGCCGGTGGCAAGCTGGTCATCTCGGTCATGGCGGGCATCCGCCTGGACGCACTTTCCGAGCGCCACAACACCGGTCGCGTCGTCCGCGCTTTGCCGAACGCCGCCGCCGAAGTCGCCAAATCCTATACGCCGTGGATTGGCGCGAGCAATGTCACCGAAGACGACCGGGCGCTCGTCCGCGCGATTTTTCAGGCATGCGGATCTGAGGACGAGGTCGCAGGGGAAAGCGACATCGATTACCTCACCGGCCTTTCCGGGTCCGGGCCGGCTTTCCCGGCGCTGCTCGCCGCCGCCATGATGCGCGACGCCGTCGCAAACGGCCTGCCGGCGGAGATTGCGCGCCGCGCCGTCAACACGGTGATCACAGGCGCCGGCCGCTTGCTGGAGCGCCGCGACGAATGTCCCGATGACGTCGTTCAAACCTTTGTCGGCTATCGCGGCACCACTGCGGCGGCCATCGAAGGCATGCGCGCTGCCGGGTTCGACGCTTCGGTCGCGAAGGGACTATCGGCGGCATTCAAGAAATCGGTGAGTATGGGAGAGGCTTCCTGA